A genomic segment from Methanoplanus limicola DSM 2279 encodes:
- a CDS encoding flavodoxin family protein, giving the protein MGLKAVFLNCTLKYPPDLSETRALIDRAVELFSETGIESEVIRITDYNIKFGRTFDMGGDDEWPGIYEIIRQSDIVVIGSPVSSGVRSSVAQLVIERLYGSYSYDSPESGHNPLYGKVAGVIISGEEDGAYNVAADTLFDLNCLGCIIPPNAGGDKQFYTNLTVGYMVRNLAWMANLLKESRTMQV; this is encoded by the coding sequence ATGGGGCTAAAAGCAGTATTTCTCAACTGCACCTTAAAATATCCGCCCGATCTTTCAGAGACGCGGGCGCTGATTGACAGGGCAGTTGAGTTATTCAGTGAAACGGGAATTGAGAGTGAAGTTATCAGGATTACCGATTACAACATAAAATTCGGAAGAACATTTGATATGGGCGGGGATGACGAATGGCCGGGAATATATGAGATTATACGGCAGTCTGACATTGTAGTTATTGGTTCTCCTGTCTCGTCCGGGGTGCGGTCAAGTGTTGCACAGCTTGTAATTGAGAGGCTATACGGGTCATATTCGTATGATTCTCCTGAATCCGGACATAATCCGCTCTACGGCAAGGTCGCCGGAGTAATAATTTCCGGAGAGGAGGACGGGGCATATAATGTTGCGGCGGATACACTTTTTGACCTCAACTGCCTTGGATGCATTATTCCACCAAATGCCGGGGGGGATAAGCAGTTTTACACAAACCTGACAGTCGGGTATATGGTGAGAAATCTCGCCTGGATGGCAAATCTTCTGAAAGAGAGCAGGACTATGCAGGTATGA
- a CDS encoding DUF6159 family protein — protein sequence MFQRIARGWHLFKQTFAILSREKSLVLYPVISGIIILLILGVLFIPTLFIFAGTGINPDNMGITGYALWIVMLFVIFLVTAFVSSFFKAGIVHNATEVIKGNDPAFKDGISAAMPKIGSIFAWAFIAATVGLILSLLRESDNPLGRFLTEIIIGIAGAVWNLVTFFVIPVMIFEDKGAIPSIKESWHLFKQTWGETVIAGFSFGIVMIPAFLLMVGTFFSAMFLPFEVFGGMLVLTILVFAVSAILISALQGILVALLYHYAKTGEMSPLVDREFIEGAFVEKKGSMASKFSGGNI from the coding sequence ATGTTTCAAAGGATTGCAAGAGGATGGCACCTGTTTAAACAGACATTTGCCATTCTCTCAAGGGAGAAGAGCCTTGTATTATATCCGGTCATCTCCGGAATTATAATACTGCTGATTCTTGGAGTGCTCTTTATTCCGACACTCTTCATATTTGCAGGGACTGGCATAAACCCTGATAATATGGGAATAACCGGATATGCACTCTGGATTGTGATGCTCTTTGTTATATTTTTAGTTACGGCATTTGTGTCGTCATTCTTCAAAGCCGGAATTGTGCACAATGCAACCGAGGTAATTAAGGGCAATGATCCGGCATTCAAAGACGGGATCAGTGCTGCGATGCCTAAAATAGGATCAATATTTGCCTGGGCATTCATTGCGGCAACAGTAGGCCTTATATTAAGCCTGCTGCGTGAATCCGACAACCCTCTTGGCAGGTTCCTCACCGAAATTATAATCGGAATTGCCGGAGCTGTCTGGAATCTGGTAACCTTCTTTGTAATTCCGGTTATGATATTTGAAGATAAAGGTGCTATCCCTTCAATTAAGGAATCCTGGCATCTCTTTAAGCAGACCTGGGGTGAGACTGTCATCGCAGGATTCTCATTCGGAATTGTGATGATTCCGGCATTCCTGCTCATGGTCGGCACATTCTTCTCAGCAATGTTTCTGCCCTTTGAGGTATTCGGGGGCATGCTTGTACTGACAATTCTCGTCTTTGCAGTATCTGCAATTCTTATATCGGCACTCCAGGGTATTCTCGTTGCTCTTCTGTATCATTATGCAAAGACCGGCGAGATGTCACCGCTTGTTGACCGGGAATTTATTGAGGGTGCATTTGTCGAAAAGAAGGGAAGTATGGCTTCTAAATTCTCCGGCGGAAATATCTGA
- a CDS encoding helix-turn-helix transcriptional regulator, which produces MDTKIREFRAKKGMTQAQLAEAVGVRRETIVFLEKGKYNPSLKLAHDVAVALDSAIDELFVFKD; this is translated from the coding sequence ATGGATACGAAAATACGTGAATTCCGGGCAAAGAAGGGCATGACACAGGCTCAGCTTGCAGAGGCTGTCGGAGTTAGAAGGGAGACCATTGTCTTTCTTGAGAAGGGGAAGTACAATCCTTCCCTTAAACTTGCACATGATGTAGCAGTGGCTCTTGATTCAGCCATTGATGAGCTGTTTGTCTTTAAGGATTAA
- a CDS encoding class I SAM-dependent methyltransferase, which yields MDNNPVFKIFESSPSMGPGDDEHTEKAFSIIAEPLKGGGEILDIGCGKGVQTMALARLCPSCRIIATDIHQPFLDVVDEKIAAEGFSGRIKTVCVSMDDLPFEEESFGIIWAAGCSFIMGFENAVRYWKKFLKPGGYMMISDVFWFTENPSAEAAEFYAEIHPAMMIEDKGFEIIRNAGFELIGSFRLPSRVWEESFYGKLKEKFAELEEEYADDEGAMMVIEGLKRQTEIFDKYSDEFGNTHSVMRKPL from the coding sequence ATGGATAACAATCCTGTTTTTAAGATTTTTGAATCGTCACCCAGTATGGGGCCGGGAGATGATGAGCACACGGAAAAGGCATTTTCAATCATCGCAGAACCACTAAAAGGAGGTGGTGAGATCCTTGATATTGGTTGCGGGAAGGGTGTACAGACGATGGCCCTTGCCCGCCTTTGTCCGTCCTGCAGGATAATAGCGACAGATATACACCAGCCTTTCCTTGATGTGGTGGATGAAAAAATTGCAGCCGAAGGTTTTTCCGGGAGAATCAAAACGGTCTGTGTATCTATGGACGATCTTCCCTTTGAAGAGGAGTCTTTCGGCATTATATGGGCTGCAGGATGTTCATTCATTATGGGCTTTGAAAATGCTGTGAGGTACTGGAAAAAATTCCTGAAACCGGGCGGATATATGATGATATCTGATGTGTTCTGGTTCACGGAAAACCCATCGGCTGAGGCAGCGGAGTTCTACGCCGAAATACATCCCGCAATGATGATCGAAGATAAAGGATTTGAGATCATCCGGAATGCCGGATTTGAGCTGATTGGATCCTTCAGGCTGCCTTCACGGGTATGGGAAGAGAGCTTCTACGGTAAACTGAAGGAAAAGTTTGCAGAACTCGAAGAGGAATATGCAGATGATGAGGGCGCTATGATGGTAATTGAGGGGTTGAAACGGCAGACCGAAATCTTTGATAAATACTCAGATGAATTTGGGAATACGCATTCTGTAATGAGAAAACCATTGTGA
- a CDS encoding C1 family peptidase gives MKSVKNPAYIILILLIVVIIAIIFSLLPPISPQDKLSDSNDSCDSCTVPNGIMIDGISLDTILSGDIEAFRDVDPREFGRAMDISMYDSDDLNRQAGFMDCAVTTDQSPEAFADLAMNIQTDLVLAMQEANRNTPRYSPGDEIKGDMPDSISLLDKFAYLPAEWDQTGGSPEHCGNCWVWADTGALQMELFRQENISDRLSVQYFTSTYHNGTGIWACCGGSPVWFADFYNITGKAVPLSNNNASFADSATMCENGESTLVPAKTIQTSPNYPIEEMHAEMISTNSAYEEEDISKDDAAGLIKSAIADGRAVVIIYTPDNWDPFMSFWENGNESAVFSPKSTPGATGNDGGHVMLILGYSDTVPDGGYWTVLNSWGAPANRPDGTFRLDMDMDYSMQNPDGVNTFEFYVQNVTWGSISGT, from the coding sequence ATGAAAAGTGTGAAAAATCCGGCATATATCATTCTGATATTACTTATTGTAGTTATCATAGCCATAATATTCTCATTGCTCCCGCCAATATCTCCGCAGGACAAACTGAGCGACTCAAACGACTCATGTGATTCTTGCACAGTCCCTAATGGGATAATGATAGACGGAATAAGCCTTGACACCATACTCTCAGGCGATATCGAGGCTTTTCGTGATGTCGATCCACGGGAGTTCGGCAGGGCAATGGATATCAGCATGTATGATAGTGATGACTTAAACAGGCAGGCCGGATTTATGGACTGTGCAGTAACGACGGATCAGTCTCCGGAGGCATTTGCGGACCTTGCAATGAATATTCAGACCGATCTCGTCCTTGCAATGCAGGAGGCGAACAGGAATACACCCCGTTATTCTCCCGGCGATGAGATAAAAGGCGACATGCCAGACAGTATTTCACTTCTCGATAAATTTGCATATCTCCCTGCCGAATGGGACCAGACCGGCGGTTCTCCGGAACACTGCGGAAACTGCTGGGTATGGGCCGATACCGGTGCTCTTCAGATGGAGCTTTTCCGCCAGGAAAATATAAGTGACCGTCTGTCCGTCCAGTATTTCACATCTACATACCACAATGGAACAGGGATCTGGGCCTGCTGCGGCGGGAGTCCGGTATGGTTTGCGGATTTCTACAATATTACGGGAAAAGCTGTTCCCCTGAGCAATAATAATGCATCATTTGCAGACTCTGCAACAATGTGCGAAAACGGTGAATCAACTCTGGTTCCGGCAAAGACTATACAGACATCGCCGAATTACCCAATCGAAGAGATGCATGCCGAAATGATATCAACTAATTCTGCCTATGAAGAAGAGGATATATCCAAAGATGATGCAGCCGGTCTGATTAAATCTGCAATCGCCGACGGCAGGGCTGTGGTCATCATCTATACACCGGACAACTGGGACCCTTTTATGTCATTCTGGGAGAACGGGAATGAATCCGCTGTTTTCAGTCCGAAGTCCACCCCCGGAGCTACAGGAAACGACGGCGGCCACGTTATGCTTATTCTCGGATACAGTGACACTGTCCCTGACGGGGGATACTGGACTGTGCTCAACAGCTGGGGAGCACCTGCCAACAGGCCGGACGGGACATTCAGGCTGGATATGGATATGGACTATTCAATGCAGAACCCGGACGGTGTGAACACCTTTGAATTTTATGTCCAGAACGTAACCTGGGGCAGTATTTCAGGCACCTGA
- a CDS encoding pyridoxamine 5'-phosphate oxidase family protein, with product MVKLSEEMIEAFKNTKVLPLSTASKDGVPNVAPMATLHLKDSETIWILDNFMQKTAANVAENPKASIYLYGDGVKGCYQIKGDAEMLTSGEAYEEAKKLFHEKNPNLPAKGLFVIKVTEVFECMPGADAGKKLI from the coding sequence ATGGTAAAATTAAGCGAAGAAATGATTGAAGCATTCAAAAATACAAAAGTTCTGCCGCTCTCAACCGCATCAAAGGATGGTGTCCCGAATGTTGCACCTATGGCAACCCTGCACTTAAAAGACTCTGAAACCATCTGGATTCTTGACAATTTCATGCAAAAGACCGCCGCAAATGTTGCAGAGAACCCAAAGGCATCCATCTATCTCTATGGTGATGGTGTTAAGGGATGTTACCAGATCAAAGGCGATGCAGAGATGCTGACATCAGGGGAGGCATACGAAGAGGCAAAGAAGCTCTTTCATGAGAAAAACCCTAACCTCCCGGCAAAAGGTCTCTTTGTCATTAAAGTCACTGAAGTGTTTGAGTGCATGCCCGGAGCAGATGCCGGCAAAAAATTAATTTAA
- a CDS encoding flavin reductase family protein has product MSKIKCGNNVYIPMPVVLVGTEIEGRANFMTVGWASRANANPPMISVGINKKHKTPEGILNNKTFSINIPNAGMAVPTDYCGLVSGSKADKSGVFDTFYGELKGAPMISECPVTMECELVETVELPTNYLFIGEIKGVYADEDCTEKNRPDMKKADAMVLTMTDNRYWRLGEFVDKAWGCGKDYSNKDIYE; this is encoded by the coding sequence GTGTCAAAAATAAAATGCGGAAATAATGTCTATATCCCGATGCCGGTTGTGCTTGTCGGAACTGAGATTGAAGGACGGGCGAATTTTATGACGGTCGGATGGGCATCCAGGGCGAATGCAAACCCGCCTATGATTTCGGTAGGAATTAACAAAAAACACAAAACGCCTGAGGGGATCTTAAATAACAAAACCTTCAGCATAAATATCCCGAATGCCGGTATGGCTGTACCGACAGACTACTGCGGACTTGTTTCAGGAAGTAAGGCCGATAAATCCGGAGTTTTTGATACTTTTTACGGTGAGCTTAAGGGTGCTCCCATGATCAGTGAATGTCCGGTTACGATGGAGTGCGAACTTGTGGAAACTGTTGAACTGCCAACAAACTACCTATTCATAGGCGAGATAAAAGGTGTGTATGCAGATGAGGACTGCACCGAAAAGAACCGTCCGGATATGAAGAAAGCAGATGCAATGGTTCTTACCATGACAGACAACCGCTATTGGAGACTTGGTGAGTTTGTTGATAAGGCATGGGGATGCGGTAAGGATTACAGTAACAAAGACATCTATGAATAA
- a CDS encoding histidine kinase N-terminal 7TM domain-containing protein, which translates to MSVISTVITVTASFCLISAFITCGLGFFVYAQKPSSTVHRLFLAVMLSAAYWATGEFFIWQAESLQGVTFWLKFSSFWPITIALSSHFILEFTGRLPEEKKKSRIILIAGIYAPAIILSIAGIFTESLFTAAFDPVAGYIYLPTRNNIICPIEIFYTMAIMLWALYVGFISWRRPETEKKHRQNRLLFAGIITVVFFGALSGAVLPLFSIHTPNLVFFGLVIFSVIIACAIQRYGLFTLSPETAVPEIMKTMPDGLILADQNGIIVAANESAAKIFPALKEPDAGRSVRSLIGDEEYLTVRDILAELGEISDFEVRITEKTQQYVSIAGSSVRDRNSTPSGTVFIIRDITQRKASETALRVSNDKLSMLSRLTRHDIGNLVTALSGYLSILDGRIKNPEEKHYLSQATVIVDRIIEHLEFSRSYQAIGSKKPQWEKLRYAIDSAKESLKEDNIQININISDIEIYADQLLVKVVYNLFENAVRHGDKITEITITTEEQKDGSMILKFEDDGAGIPEEEKEKIFSYGYGRNTGFGLAFAREILSVTGIRITERGSFGEGASFEIEIPADVWRKI; encoded by the coding sequence GTGTCAGTGATAAGTACTGTCATAACAGTTACAGCATCTTTCTGCCTGATATCAGCATTTATCACCTGCGGTCTTGGTTTTTTTGTCTATGCCCAAAAACCCTCATCCACTGTGCACAGGCTCTTTCTTGCAGTAATGCTTTCAGCGGCGTACTGGGCAACGGGCGAATTTTTCATATGGCAGGCAGAAAGCCTTCAGGGAGTGACATTCTGGCTGAAATTCAGCTCATTCTGGCCCATAACAATCGCTCTAAGCTCACATTTCATCCTGGAGTTCACAGGCAGACTGCCGGAGGAGAAGAAAAAAAGCAGAATAATCCTCATAGCAGGCATATATGCCCCTGCTATAATACTCTCAATAGCAGGGATCTTTACAGAATCTCTCTTCACTGCCGCATTTGATCCTGTTGCCGGTTACATATACCTGCCAACCCGGAACAATATCATCTGCCCAATAGAAATTTTTTATACTATGGCTATAATGCTCTGGGCACTCTATGTCGGTTTTATCTCCTGGAGGCGCCCGGAGACGGAGAAGAAACACAGACAGAACAGACTTCTCTTTGCAGGCATCATAACTGTCGTATTCTTCGGAGCACTCTCCGGAGCAGTACTCCCCCTGTTCAGCATTCATACCCCTAACCTTGTCTTCTTTGGTCTTGTCATCTTCTCCGTCATAATTGCCTGTGCAATACAGCGTTACGGACTTTTCACTTTAAGCCCGGAAACAGCCGTACCTGAGATAATGAAAACGATGCCTGACGGACTTATCCTTGCAGATCAGAACGGTATTATCGTTGCCGCAAATGAATCTGCCGCAAAGATATTTCCGGCCTTAAAAGAGCCGGATGCCGGCAGATCTGTCAGATCACTCATCGGGGATGAGGAATACCTGACAGTCAGGGATATACTGGCAGAACTGGGCGAAATATCCGACTTTGAAGTCCGAATCACAGAAAAAACCCAGCAGTATGTAAGCATAGCAGGTTCATCTGTCAGGGACAGAAACAGCACACCTTCCGGAACTGTATTTATCATCAGGGATATTACACAAAGAAAAGCCTCAGAAACTGCTCTTAGGGTTTCAAATGATAAACTCTCCATGCTGTCAAGACTTACCCGGCATGACATAGGCAACCTTGTAACTGCCCTCTCCGGCTACCTCTCAATTCTTGATGGCAGAATTAAAAATCCGGAAGAGAAACATTACCTCTCACAGGCGACCGTCATCGTTGACAGAATTATAGAGCATCTCGAATTCTCACGCAGCTATCAGGCGATAGGCTCAAAAAAACCGCAATGGGAAAAACTCAGATATGCAATTGATTCTGCAAAAGAAAGTCTGAAAGAGGACAATATTCAGATCAATATAAATATATCCGATATTGAGATTTACGCAGATCAACTGCTGGTAAAAGTGGTGTACAACCTGTTTGAGAACGCTGTGAGGCATGGCGATAAGATAACAGAGATAACTATCACAACTGAAGAGCAGAAAGACGGCAGCATGATCCTGAAATTTGAAGATGACGGAGCAGGCATACCTGAAGAAGAAAAAGAGAAGATTTTTTCATACGGCTATGGCAGAAACACCGGTTTTGGACTTGCATTTGCACGTGAAATCTTATCAGTTACCGGAATCAGGATAACAGAGAGAGGCTCATTTGGAGAGGGTGCATCTTTTGAGATAGAGATACCCGCAGATGTCTGGCGGAAAATCTGA
- a CDS encoding phosphoadenosine phosphosulfate reductase domain-containing protein → MKREPSAKNNLNWCNNCNIPLIGKTCSCGSEPKNIPLLRPYEVRPALSADYKLIKTLIEEKFGEVPLSQVILLNKTGGADRNDLIIMNGERLGWLIFDPVKREHRFDIAVEALPFIFSHATKGIIDIYTDTDYSKEHGRIGGKKLKLNSPVENGTYIVKYKAKAGTGIVKDGSIKVKELIQVLPQEVPDPDWDEVIQKNKYHLKNLERSAVRSIKQHINDRPTANVSFSGGKDSTVVLHLGQKAGIKKAFFIDTGLEFPETIEFVESKDLDIIRKDGDFRQKTEMEGPPSKDSRWCCKLLKLIPLNGYLSETGPCVTVQGNRWYESWNRADLEESIENPGNPLQLNISPIRSWRAFEVFLYIWWQNLEINPLYEKGLERIGCYLCPAMLESEYEVVRNLHPELTENWDKFLSQWAEKNEFPEEYLKWGLWRWKSLPPKMREICRDNGIPINYDNSPDTEPADNRVKTRETKLRRTHEPSRNLMPAGKKKNTDKSSAGKKENTKRKNIR, encoded by the coding sequence GTGAAACGTGAGCCATCTGCCAAAAATAACCTAAACTGGTGCAATAACTGCAATATTCCCCTGATTGGGAAGACATGTTCATGCGGCAGTGAACCAAAAAATATACCTCTGCTACGCCCATATGAAGTCAGACCAGCCCTTTCAGCAGATTATAAACTGATTAAAACCCTAATAGAGGAGAAATTCGGAGAGGTGCCTTTATCACAGGTAATTCTCCTCAATAAAACCGGAGGAGCTGACCGTAACGATCTAATTATCATGAACGGGGAGAGACTTGGCTGGCTTATCTTTGACCCGGTAAAACGTGAACACAGATTTGATATAGCTGTAGAAGCGCTGCCTTTCATCTTCAGCCATGCCACCAAAGGAATAATTGACATATATACGGATACCGATTACTCCAAAGAGCATGGCAGAATTGGTGGAAAGAAGCTAAAACTAAATTCTCCGGTTGAAAACGGCACATACATAGTAAAATATAAGGCAAAGGCCGGGACAGGAATTGTAAAAGACGGCAGCATAAAGGTTAAAGAGCTTATACAGGTGTTGCCACAGGAAGTCCCTGATCCTGACTGGGATGAAGTAATACAGAAGAATAAATATCACCTCAAAAACCTTGAACGATCGGCTGTCAGAAGCATAAAACAGCATATCAATGACCGTCCGACTGCAAACGTCTCCTTCTCCGGAGGCAAGGACAGCACAGTAGTCCTCCATCTCGGTCAGAAAGCCGGCATAAAAAAAGCTTTTTTTATAGATACAGGACTTGAATTTCCGGAGACAATAGAGTTCGTGGAATCAAAGGACCTGGACATAATCAGGAAAGACGGTGATTTTCGGCAGAAGACAGAGATGGAAGGCCCTCCGTCAAAGGACAGCAGATGGTGCTGTAAGCTGCTGAAGTTAATTCCCCTTAACGGATATCTCTCTGAGACTGGGCCTTGTGTTACAGTTCAGGGCAACCGCTGGTATGAATCGTGGAACAGGGCAGACCTTGAAGAATCAATTGAAAATCCGGGAAATCCACTTCAGCTCAATATTTCACCGATTCGCAGCTGGAGAGCTTTTGAGGTATTTCTTTATATATGGTGGCAGAACCTCGAAATTAATCCATTATATGAAAAAGGCCTTGAGAGGATTGGCTGCTATCTCTGTCCGGCCATGCTTGAGAGCGAGTATGAAGTGGTGCGCAATCTGCACCCGGAACTAACAGAAAACTGGGATAAATTTCTCAGCCAGTGGGCGGAGAAGAACGAATTTCCGGAAGAATACTTAAAATGGGGTCTCTGGAGATGGAAGTCACTGCCGCCAAAGATGAGGGAGATATGCAGGGATAACGGTATTCCCATAAACTATGACAACTCGCCGGATACAGAACCTGCGGATAACCGTGTAAAAACCAGAGAGACAAAACTCAGAAGGACACACGAACCGTCACGCAATTTAATGCCTGCCGGAAAGAAGAAAAATACTGACAAATCCTCCGCAGGCAAAAAAGAGAATACCAAAAGAAAAAACATCAGATAA
- a CDS encoding MATE family efflux transporter, whose product MTSQPSPSLSEKSDSYNNATKGVSVLTGDPKSAIRKLAGPMFIAMLLMTIYNIVDAFWVAGLGSDALAAVGFMTPLFMVLIGFGNGIGAGATSAISRRIGAKDKAGADLVASHSILIMLIISVVLTAAIVPNITAISLLLGAGDVAGLAADYGLVIFSGTVFVLFTNIVYGMLRAEGDTKRTMYAMAVSSVINMVLDPVLIYYLDLGVAGAALATVISIMFVTVILFYWIWIKKDTYVTVSFKNFRLKSAVIKDILGVGIPASTEFFLMSLLVITLNGILVSVSGTDAVAIYTTGWRVVMFAIIPQIAIGTSLVAVAGAAYGARLPGKLRIAYIYSLKLGFIIALATSLLTWIFAPQITLLFTYSPESAHIAPGMIAFLQVMCFFYIFVPPGMMTCSMFQGVGKGMTSLFLNFLRNLAFIAVIAWIFTYYLGMGQEGVWWGVVAGDMLGGVVALVWAMVYLRLLTRVEERINSESA is encoded by the coding sequence ATGACATCACAACCATCACCTTCACTCTCAGAAAAATCTGACAGTTATAATAATGCTACAAAAGGGGTATCTGTCCTTACCGGAGATCCGAAATCGGCGATAAGAAAACTTGCCGGCCCTATGTTCATCGCAATGCTCCTGATGACAATCTATAATATTGTAGATGCCTTCTGGGTTGCAGGGCTTGGAAGCGATGCCCTTGCTGCTGTTGGTTTTATGACGCCCCTCTTTATGGTCCTGATCGGGTTTGGCAACGGGATAGGGGCAGGTGCGACATCTGCAATATCAAGGAGAATCGGTGCAAAGGATAAGGCGGGTGCAGACCTTGTGGCATCACACTCGATCCTGATAATGCTTATAATTTCAGTAGTTCTGACCGCCGCAATTGTCCCGAATATTACTGCCATATCACTGCTCCTCGGTGCAGGGGACGTTGCAGGACTTGCTGCCGATTATGGACTTGTAATCTTCTCCGGAACTGTATTTGTCCTCTTTACAAACATCGTCTATGGGATGCTCCGTGCAGAAGGGGATACAAAGAGGACAATGTATGCAATGGCAGTGTCATCCGTCATTAATATGGTCCTTGACCCGGTTCTGATCTACTATCTGGATCTCGGTGTCGCCGGTGCTGCTCTCGCAACCGTAATTTCTATTATGTTTGTAACGGTAATCCTCTTTTACTGGATCTGGATTAAGAAGGATACATATGTTACCGTCTCATTTAAAAATTTCCGCCTTAAATCAGCGGTAATTAAAGACATCCTCGGAGTCGGAATTCCGGCAAGCACAGAGTTTTTCCTGATGTCCCTGCTTGTCATAACATTAAACGGCATACTTGTCTCCGTCTCGGGCACAGATGCGGTTGCGATATACACCACCGGATGGAGAGTTGTTATGTTTGCGATAATCCCGCAGATTGCAATTGGAACATCTCTCGTTGCGGTTGCAGGGGCGGCTTACGGTGCAAGACTGCCTGGAAAACTCCGTATTGCTTATATTTACAGTTTAAAGCTTGGATTTATTATTGCCCTGGCAACAAGCCTGCTCACATGGATTTTTGCACCGCAGATTACCCTCCTCTTCACATATTCTCCGGAGAGCGCCCATATAGCACCCGGCATGATCGCCTTTTTGCAGGTGATGTGCTTCTTCTACATATTTGTCCCGCCCGGAATGATGACCTGCTCTATGTTTCAGGGTGTCGGGAAGGGTATGACTTCGCTGTTCCTGAATTTCCTCAGAAATCTGGCCTTTATCGCAGTGATTGCCTGGATATTTACATATTATCTTGGCATGGGACAGGAAGGGGTCTGGTGGGGAGTTGTTGCGGGTGATATGCTTGGCGGAGTTGTGGCTCTCGTCTGGGCAATGGTCTATCTCAGATTGCTTACCCGTGTCGAGGAGAGGATCAATTCAGAATCTGCCTGA